TCTTTGTTTTTTGCTGCTAATTGTGCTAACTCTTTCATTAAAGCTGCTTCTGATTTTGCTTCTTTAATGTTGTATTGGCCTTTAAATCGTACTTTTTCTGGAATGTCTGCGAAAAGTTCATCGATTGTAGCAACACCAATAGTTGCTAGCATTTCTTGCTGATCTTGTTCCGTCATTGGTAAATAACGATGTTTCATTACATAACCCTCTTTTCAAAAGTTTTATTTATTACGTTTATAAAATGGTGTTTCAACAATTACTGCTTTTGCGAGTTTACCGCGAATTTCGATTTCTACTTCTATTCCGACTTCAGCAAATTTTGCGTCAATTAATACCAACCCGATGTTACGCTTTGTCATTGGCGATTGTGTACCAGTTGTCACGATTCCAATTTCTACGCCGTCTTTAAATACTTTATAGTCATGACGTGGAATCCCTTTATCAATCATTTCAATTCCAACTAACTTACGCGGTAAACCCTTTTCTTTTAATTCGATTAATGCTTGTTGACCGATAAATTGTGGCTCTTTCGCTAATTTCACTGCAAAGCCGATACCCGCTTCAAGTGGAGTAATATCTTTTGATAATTCTTGACCGTAAAGTGGTAAGCAAGATTCAAAGCGCAATGTATCACGAGCACCTAAGCCTGCTGCTACAACACCTTTGTCTTTACCAGCTTCTAAAATTTTGTTCCAAAGATCCTTGATTGCTGCTGGTGTCCCGTAAATTTCAAAACCGTCTTCACCAGTATATCCAGAGCGGGATACAAGAACTGAATAACCGCCAACTGTTACGTTATCTTGGAATTTGAAATACTTAATAGTTGATAAATCTGTGTCCGTTAATGTTTGTAAAACTTCTTCAGATACAGGACCTTGCAATGCAATTTGA
This portion of the Solibacillus daqui genome encodes:
- the gcvT gene encoding glycine cleavage system aminomethyltransferase GcvT translates to MTNELKRTPLFDEYAKYGGKTIDFGGWELPVQFSSIKEEHDAVRNRAGLFDVSHMGEIFVEGTDALSYLQKMLSNDISKIAIGGAQYSALCYENGGVVDDLLTYRLEDNRYLLCVNAANIEKDFEWLQQHVEGDVTLTNASADYAQIALQGPVSEEVLQTLTDTDLSTIKYFKFQDNVTVGGYSVLVSRSGYTGEDGFEIYGTPAAIKDLWNKILEAGKDKGVVAAGLGARDTLRFESCLPLYGQELSKDITPLEAGIGFAVKLAKEPQFIGQQALIELKEKGLPRKLVGIEMIDKGIPRHDYKVFKDGVEIGIVTTGTQSPMTKRNIGLVLIDAKFAEVGIEVEIEIRGKLAKAVIVETPFYKRNK